The Cervus canadensis isolate Bull #8, Minnesota chromosome 29, ASM1932006v1, whole genome shotgun sequence genome includes a window with the following:
- the SLC3A2 gene encoding 4F2 cell-surface antigen heavy chain, with the protein MDREPHEPFAGVISVPSQPPPSEPSGPGPQGPSAGGDSGTMSQDTEVDMKEVELNELEPEKQPMNAASGAAMAVVVAGGTEKNGLVKIKVADDEADAAAEAKFTGLSKEELLKVAGSPAWVRTRWALLLLFWLGWLGMLAGAVVIIVQAPRCRELPEQRWWHKGALYRIGDLRAFLGHDAGNLAGLKERLDYLSTLKVKGVVLGPIHKNQEDDLTETNLEQIDPIFGSQEDFESLLHSAKKKGIQVILDLTPNYKGQSPWFQSTQVDTVATKMKEALKFWLQTGVDGFQVRDVQNLTNAPSFLAEWQNITKSVSEDRLLIAGTDSSDLQQILSLLEPTKDLLLTSSYLSHSDLTGSHTNLLVTEYLNAFGSRWCSWSGSQAGLLTSFVSPQLLRLYQLLLFTLPGTPVFSYGDEIGLEGAGLPGQPMKAPVMPWDESSFPNNSASINISMTVKGQSEDPDSLLFLFRRLSDQRGKERSLLHGDFYNLSSGPDLFSYVRQWDQNERFLVVLNFGDVSQMARLGGSSLPTGTSLPAKVDLLLSTQPGREEGTSLELEHLNLQPHEGLLLHFPYVA; encoded by the exons ATGGACCGCGAGCCTCACGAACCCTTCGCTGGCGTCATCTCGGTTCCAAGCCAGCCGCCGCCCAGCGAGCCTTCTGGGCCTGGTCCTCAGGGGCCCAGCGCGGGGGGCGACTCAG GCACCATGAGCCAGGACACCGAGGTGGACATGAAGGAAGTAGAACTGAACGAGCTGGAACCCGAGAAGCAGCCGATGAACGCGGCGTCTGGGGCGGCGATGGCCGTGGTCGTGGCGGGCGGCACCGAGAAGAATGGTCTGGTGAAGATCAAGGTGGCCGACGATGAGGCGGACGCGGCGGCCGAGGCCAAGTTCACGGGTCTGTCTAAAGAGGAGCTGCTGAAGGTGGCGGGCAGCCCCGCCTGGGTACGCACCCGCTGGGCGCTGCTGCTGCTCTTCTGGCTCGGCTGGCTGGGCATGCTGGCCGGCGCCGTGGTCATCATCGTGCAGGCGCCTCGCTGCCGCGAGCTGCCGGAACAAAGATGGTGGCACAAGGGCGCCCTCTACCGCATTGGAGACCTTCGGGCCTTCCTGGGCCACGATGCGGGCAACCTAGCGG GCCTAAAGGAGCGGCTCGATTACTTAAGCACCCTGAAGGTGAAGGGTGTTGTGTTGGGCCCAATTCATAAGAACCAGGAGGATGACCTCACAGAGACCAACTTGGAACAGATCGACCCCATTTTTGGCTCCCAGGAAGATTTTGAGAGTCTCCTGCACTCGGCGAAGAAGAAGG GCATCCAGGTCATCCTGGACCTCACTCCGAACTACAAGGGCCAGAGCCCTTGGTTTCAATCCACTCAGGTTGACACTGTGGCCACCAAAATGAAG GAAGCTCTGAAGTTTTGGCTGCAGACCGGTGTGGATGGGTTTCAGGTCCGGGACGTGCAGAATCTGACA aatgcGCCTTCATTCTTGGCTGAGTGGCAGAACATCACTAAGAGTGTCAGTGAGGATCG GCTCTTGATTGCAGGCACAGACTCCTCCGACCTTCAGCAGATCCTGAGCCTGCTCGAACCCACCAAGGACCTGTTGTTGACTAGCTCTTACCTGTCACACTCCGACTTAACTGGGAGTCATACAAATCTCCTGGTCACTGAGTATCTGAACGCCTTCGGCAGCCGCTGGTGCAGCTGGAGT GGGTCTCAGGCGGGGCTCCTGACGTCCTTTGTGTCGCCCCAACTCCTCCGACTCTACCAGCTGCTGCTGTTCACCCTGCCGGGGACCCCAGTGTTCAGCTACGGAGACGAGATTGGCCTGGAGGGAGCTGGCCTTCCTGGACAG CCTATGAAGGCCCCGGTCATGCCGTGGGATGAATCCAGCTTTCCCAACAACTCAGCATCTATAAACATCAGCATGACTGTGAAG GGCCAGAGTGAGGACCCTGACTCCCTCCTCTTCCTGTTCCGCCGGCTGAGTGATCAGCGGGGTAAGGAACGCTCCCTGTTGCACGGAGACTTCTACAATCTCTCCTCGGGGCCCGACCTCTTCTCCTACGTCCGCCAGTGGGACCAGAACGAGCGTTTCCTCGTAGTGCTCAACTTTGGGGACGTGAGCCAAATGGCCAGGCTGGGGGGCTCCAGCCTGCCTACTGGCACCAGCCTGCCAGCCAAGGTGGATCTGTTGCTCAGCACCCAGCCAGGCCGTGAGGAGGGCACCTCCCTTGAGCTGGAGCACCTGAACCTACAACCTCACGAGGGGCTGCTGCTCCACTTCCCCTACGTGGCCTGA